The following are from one region of the Sphingobium sp. TKS genome:
- a CDS encoding LysR family transcriptional regulator, which translates to MSINRIGLFHLETLLWIDRLGTFAAAAERLNTTQPTISARVRELEGHLGVRLFRREGRTMSFTPAGRQLVRDCGPLWSDLQSMLLRCGGLEEATGVIRIGAGEIAAASCLPPFVSQLKADMPHVSLELEIDLTANLIQQLLTGRTDIAFAAGPVAHPSLQSHPIGAVRLAWLASPAVAASFHGDAGDRTIPIWSLASHSPIYGRMRDAIAASRIAHKSLNLCNNARMMIDIAKDGGGIGIFPEPMARDDLMSGALVELEGMPALAPIDFHVAKRISDNDPVTHAIFDRASALRLGPEGDGDQEPNA; encoded by the coding sequence ATGTCTATCAATCGCATCGGCCTCTTCCATCTCGAAACCCTGCTCTGGATCGACCGGCTCGGTACGTTCGCCGCCGCCGCCGAACGGCTGAACACGACGCAGCCCACCATTTCGGCGCGCGTGCGGGAATTGGAGGGCCATCTGGGCGTCCGCCTGTTTCGGCGCGAAGGCCGGACCATGTCTTTCACCCCGGCCGGACGCCAGTTGGTGCGGGATTGCGGACCGCTCTGGAGCGATCTGCAGAGCATGCTCCTGCGCTGTGGAGGGTTGGAGGAAGCGACCGGCGTGATCCGAATCGGGGCAGGGGAGATCGCCGCCGCAAGCTGCCTTCCTCCCTTCGTGTCCCAATTGAAGGCGGATATGCCGCATGTCAGCCTGGAACTGGAAATCGACCTTACCGCCAACCTGATCCAGCAATTGCTGACCGGGCGCACCGACATTGCGTTCGCGGCCGGGCCTGTGGCGCATCCGTCGCTCCAGTCCCATCCGATCGGGGCGGTTCGCCTGGCCTGGCTCGCCAGTCCTGCCGTCGCTGCGTCATTTCACGGCGATGCGGGGGATCGCACGATCCCGATATGGTCGCTGGCCAGCCATTCACCCATTTACGGGCGCATGCGCGATGCGATCGCCGCGTCGCGGATCGCGCATAAATCGCTCAACCTATGCAACAATGCGCGGATGATGATCGACATCGCCAAGGACGGGGGCGGGATCGGCATTTTCCCCGAGCCCATGGCCCGCGACGACCTGATGAGCGGCGCTCTGGTCGAGCTGGAGGGGATGCCGGCGCTGGCGCCCATCGACTTCCATGTCGCGAAGCGCATTTCCGACAATGATCCGGTGACTCATGCGATATTCGATCGCGCCAGCGCGCTTCGTCTGGGACCAGAGGGCGATGGCGATCAGGAACCCAATGCCTGA